Proteins from one Hymenobacter gelipurpurascens genomic window:
- a CDS encoding porin family protein — translation MKKFAALSLVLVSAASVAHAQDAGGFRIGLKGGATYSNISGKNVDQITGPNYSTDLGDYKLGYNAGVGAIIPLSSDGFFSFAPEVLYNRKGYEVKSERSTGLPAGVSKVELEQQRVLHYIDVPLLARINADGLFFELGPQVSYLFGSKNKQQTTTKYTNGDKDKVEDNSGFQDYTGVSRDKAYKSDLAQFDISGVAGIGYMTDGGLSLGLRYARGFNSLIDSKDTQNESKAFNNAYTLQVGYLLPTGR, via the coding sequence ATGAAAAAATTTGCAGCTCTCTCGCTCGTTCTCGTGTCGGCGGCTTCAGTAGCCCACGCTCAGGATGCCGGCGGTTTCCGCATTGGCCTGAAAGGTGGCGCTACGTATTCCAATATCTCAGGCAAAAATGTAGACCAGATTACGGGCCCGAACTATAGCACCGATCTGGGCGACTACAAGCTCGGCTACAACGCTGGCGTGGGTGCTATCATCCCGCTCAGCAGCGACGGCTTCTTCTCGTTTGCTCCCGAGGTGTTGTATAACCGTAAAGGATACGAAGTTAAATCGGAGCGCTCGACTGGCCTACCCGCTGGCGTTTCGAAGGTAGAGTTAGAGCAACAGCGTGTTCTGCACTACATCGATGTTCCTCTGCTGGCGCGCATCAACGCCGATGGACTGTTTTTTGAACTCGGCCCACAGGTGAGCTACTTGTTCGGCTCCAAAAACAAGCAGCAGACGACCACCAAGTACACGAACGGCGACAAAGATAAGGTGGAAGACAACAGTGGCTTCCAGGACTACACGGGCGTAAGCCGCGACAAAGCGTACAAGTCTGACCTAGCGCAGTTTGACATCAGTGGTGTGGCCGGCATTGGCTACATGACCGATGGCGGTTTGAGCCTGGGCCTGCGCTACGCCCGCGGTTTCAACTCGCTCATTGATAGCAAGGACACCCAAAACGAGTCGAAGGCATTCAACAATGCCTACACGCTGCAGGTAGGTTATTTGCTGCCCACTGGCCGCTAG